One Oncorhynchus kisutch isolate 150728-3 linkage group LG13, Okis_V2, whole genome shotgun sequence DNA window includes the following coding sequences:
- the LOC109902420 gene encoding zinc finger RNA-binding protein isoform X2 — MAASNYYGFTHGAGPQYSVQPPPAFAHPTTASYSVQPAPAVAHAVTASYAPAPAQAARPVASAPYLAAYQTHPAPPDYGYRQPDPTPQPTTTPQAYQLPVYTETDNYSYGRPPAVTSYETKQYYQTSIAPAQRTPTEAYYQTGVKSGYSPVSTVYSQPPPPQRQVTALKPLAPASSVSTSYNIYPVSTSVQQPPTPISSYTPCSSFNSTAATSYSGISYSTYDSSGYTSTPSYYQPAQLPAPQPPPQQPQPSMQLPHKQLTSSSWSNAGSNMVTAPTVNAYKKPMFHQNRLQKPKGPPKQPQLHYCDICKISCAGPQTYREHLEGQKHKKKEAALKSGSAVGSNGPRGIQTQLRCELCDVACTGVDAYAAHIRGAKHQKVVKLHTKLGKPIPSTEPILVNNAPIISTSTAGKTTPIVVTSTAPVAPPKPVVVNAVKATAPVKKQITPKITLLANKLATPPSAKVDEDKQLATASKSETTSDDEDGEGVGGQGDVQPVGHDYVEEVRNDDGKVIRFHCKLCECSFNDPNAKDMHLKGRRHRLQYKKKVNPELPVEIKPSNRARKLQEGKLRKQKQKAVLKRQRDDEQRWHLEMRSEPDSSWHTEMRRYEEDMYWRRMEEDQLYWGEQRCRMPPPPLMSRPGMPVPPLLPVRRPDSPDDRHIMAKHSTVYPVEEELQAVQRIVSHSERALKLVSDSLLEKEPPAVAPKTDTEADAGEKGPDTQAARMLKGVMRVGILAKGLLLHGDRNVELILLAAKKPTLSLLKDIAEQLPKELTTFSEDQYEVQAHPEEANIVIFSSKEPKMQVTISLTSPLMREDPAPEKEEKAGDKAAEKGVPEKDPPDVLNQRKCLEYLAALRHAKWFQARANGLQSCVIIIRLLRDLCQRVPTWGKMPAWAMELLVEKAISSATGPLSPGEAMRRVLECIATGILLPDGPGLLDPCEKAQTDALGSMTKQAREDITASAQHALRLLAFRQIHKVLGMDSLPASKASARNRKRRRDGSETGEGEGEGKKDKKEDAEEVDA; from the exons ATGGCTGCAAGCAATTATTATGGGTTCACTCATGGTGCCGGTCCGCAGTACAG CGTTCAGCCTCCACCGGCCTTTGCCCACCCCACCACAGCCAGCTACAGTGTTCAGCCGGCTCCTGCCGTGGCCCATGCAGTGACCGCCTCCTATGCCCCTGCCCCTGCACAAGCAGCCAGGCCCGTGGCCTCTGCCCCCTACCTGGCGGCCTACCAGACCCACCCTGCCCCCCCAGATTATGGCTATCGGCAGCCGGACCCTACGCCCCAACCTACCACCACCCCACAGGCGTACCAGCTACCGGTATACACCGAAACG GATAACTACAGTTACGGACGCCCACCTGCAGTCACTAGTTATGAGACTAAGCAGTACTACCAGACAAGTATAGCTCCAGCCCAGCGGACACCAACAGAAGCTTACTACCAGACAG GTGTGAAGAGTGGCTACAGTCCAGTCAGCACGGTGTACAGCCAGCCCCCTCCACCACAGAGGCAGGTCACAGCTTTAAAGCCTCTGGCCCCCGCTAGCTCAGTGTCCACCAGCTATAACATCTACCCAGTGTCCACCAGTGTTCAGCAGCCTCCAACTCCCATCTCGTCTTACACCCCTTGCTCCTCCTTCAACTCCACAGCTGCCACCTCCTACTCGG GCATCAGCTACTCTACTTATGACTCGAGTGGCTACACTTCCACCCCCTCCTACTACCAACCTGCACAATTGCCTGCTCCCCAGCCGCCACCCCAGCAGCCCCAGCCGTCCATGCAGCTGCCTCACAAGCAGCTCACCAGCTCTTCCTGGAGCAACGCGGGCAGCAACATGGTGACCGCTCCCACAGTCAACGCCTACAAGAAGCCCATGTTCCACCAGAACAGGCTGCAGAAGCCCAAAGGGCCACCCAAGCAGCCCCAGCTGCACTACTGTGACATCTGCAAGATCAGCTGTGCTGGCCCGCAG ACGTACCGGGAACACCTCGAGGGCCAGAAGCACAAGAAGAAGGAGGCTGCTCTGAAATCTGGCAGCGCGGTGGGGAGCAACGGGCCCCGGGGGATTCAGACCCAGCTGCGCTGTGAACTATGTGACGTTGCCTGCACTGGCGTAGACGCGTACGCTGCCCATATCCGAGGGGCCAAGCACCAGAAG GTGGTGAAGCTCCACACCAAACTAGGAAAACCTATACCGTCAACTGAACCCATTTTAGTGAACAATGCTCCGATTATCTCAACGTCGACCGCTGGGAAGACGACCCCTATTGTCGTCACGTCAACTGCCCCTGTAGCGCCACCCAAACCGGTGGTCGTAAACGCAGTCAAGGCCACAGCACCTGTGAAGAAGCAAATCACACCCAAAATAACCCTTCTTG CCAACAAGCTGGCCACCCCTCCATCAGCCAAGGTGGATGAGGACAAGCAGTTAGCAACCGCTTCTAAGAGCGAGACCACGAGTGACGATGAGGacggggaaggagtgggggggcAGGGGGACGTCCAGCCTGTGGGACATGACTATGTGGAGGAG GTGCGTAATGATGATGGGAAGGTGATTCGCTTCCACTGTAAACTCTGTGAATGCAGTTTCAATGACCCCAACGCTAAAGACATGCACCTAAAGGGACGCAGGCACCGGCTGCAGTACAAG AAGAAGGTGAACCCAGAGCTGCCGGTGGAGATCAAGCCCAGTAACCGGGCCAGGAAACTGCAGGAGGGCAAACTTaggaaacagaaacagaaggCTGTGctgaagagacagagggatgatgAGCAGCGCTGGCACTTGGAGATGAGGTCAGAGCCAGACAGCAGCTGGCACACAGAGATGAG GCGCTATGAGGAGGACATGTactggaggaggatggaggaggatcaGCTATACTGGGGGGAGCAGAGATGCAGGATGCCCCCCCCTCCACTCATGAGCCGGCCTGGCATGCCAGTGCCACCCCTACTG CCCGTGCGTCGGCCGGACTCCCCAGACGACCGCCACATCATGGCCAAACACTCCACCGTCTACCCTGTGGAGGAGGAGCTGCAGGCGGTGCAGAGGATTGTGTCCCACTCTGAGCGAGCCCTCAAACTGGTGTCTGACTCCCTGCTGGAGAAAGAGCCCCCCGCTGTTGCTCCTAAGACTGATACAGAGGCTGATGCTGGCGAGAAAGG ACCTGACACTCAGGCGGCCCGTATGCTGAAGGGGGTGATGAGGGTTGGAATTCTGGCCAAGGGCCTGCTGCTCCACGGGGACAGGAACGTGGAGCTCATCCTGCTGGCTGCCAAGAAGCCCACCCTCTCTCTACTGAAAGACATCGCTGAGCAGTTGCCCAAAGAACTGACG ACATTTTCTGAAGATCAGTATGAGGTACAGGCTCACCCTGAGGAAGCCAACATCGTGATTTTTTCGAGCAAGGAGCCAAAAATGCAGGTCACCATCTCTCTAACTTCGCCGCTGATGAGGGAGGACCCTGCCCCTGAGAAGGAGGAAAAGGCAGGAGACAAAGCGGCTGAGAAAG GGGTGCCTGAGAAAGACCCTCCTGACGTTCTGAACCAAAGGAAGTGCCTGGAGTACCTAGCTGCTCTGAGACATGCCAAGTGGTTCCAG GCTCGTGCCAACGGTCTTCAGTCCTGTGTGATCATCATTCGACTGTTACGTGATCTGTGCCAGCGAGTGCCGACCTGGGGCAAGATGCCAGCCTGG GCTATGGAGCTGCTGGTAGAGAAGGCCATCAGCAGTGCCACAGGGCCCCTCAGCCCAGGGGAAGCTATGCGTAGGGTCCTGGAGTGTATCGCCACGGGCATCCTACTGCCAG ACGGTCCTGGGCTGCTGGACCCCTGTGAGAAAGCCCAAACCGATGCTCTGGGGAGCATGACCAAGCAAGCCCGGGAAGACATTACTGCCAGCGCGCAG CATGCTCTGCGACTGCTGGCGTTCCGTCAGATCCACAAGGTTCTGGGGATGGACTCCCTGCCGGCATCCAAGGCCAGCGCTCGGAACCGCAAGCGCAGACGGGATGGGAGCGAgacgggagaaggagagggggagggaaagaaagaCAAGAAGGAGGATGCAGAAGAGGTGGATGCTTGA
- the LOC109902420 gene encoding zinc finger RNA-binding protein isoform X1 translates to MAASNYYGFTHGAGPQYSVQPPPAFAHPTTASYSVQPAPAVAHAVTASYAPAPAQAARPVASAPYLAAYQTHPAPPDYGYRQPDPTPQPTTTPQAYQLPVYTETDNYSYGRPPAVTSYETKQYYQTSIAPAQRTPTEAYYQTGVKSGYSPVSTVYSQPPPPQRQVTALKPLAPASSVSTSYNIYPVSTSVQQPPTPISSYTPCSSFNSTAATSYSGISYSTYDSSGYTSTPSYYQPAQLPAPQPPPQQPQPSMQLPHKQLTSSSWSNAGSNMVTAPTVNAYKKPMFHQNRLQKPKGPPKQPQLHYCDICKISCAGPQTYREHLEGQKHKKKEAALKSGSAVGSNGPRGIQTQLRCELCDVACTGVDAYAAHIRGAKHQKVVKLHTKLGKPIPSTEPILVNNAPIISTSTAGKTTPIVVTSTAPVAPPKPVVVNAVKATAPVKKQITPKITLLANKLATPPSAKVDEDKQLATASKSETTSDDEDGEGVGGQGDVQPVGHDYVEEVRNDDGKVIRFHCKLCECSFNDPNAKDMHLKGRRHRLQYKKKVNPELPVEIKPSNRARKLQEGKLRKQKQKAVLKRQRDDEQRWHLEMRSEPDSSWHTEMRRYEEDMYWRRMEEDQLYWGEQRCRMPPPPLMSRPGMPVPPLLQPVRRPDSPDDRHIMAKHSTVYPVEEELQAVQRIVSHSERALKLVSDSLLEKEPPAVAPKTDTEADAGEKGPDTQAARMLKGVMRVGILAKGLLLHGDRNVELILLAAKKPTLSLLKDIAEQLPKELTTFSEDQYEVQAHPEEANIVIFSSKEPKMQVTISLTSPLMREDPAPEKEEKAGDKAAEKGVPEKDPPDVLNQRKCLEYLAALRHAKWFQARANGLQSCVIIIRLLRDLCQRVPTWGKMPAWAMELLVEKAISSATGPLSPGEAMRRVLECIATGILLPDGPGLLDPCEKAQTDALGSMTKQAREDITASAQHALRLLAFRQIHKVLGMDSLPASKASARNRKRRRDGSETGEGEGEGKKDKKEDAEEVDA, encoded by the exons ATGGCTGCAAGCAATTATTATGGGTTCACTCATGGTGCCGGTCCGCAGTACAG CGTTCAGCCTCCACCGGCCTTTGCCCACCCCACCACAGCCAGCTACAGTGTTCAGCCGGCTCCTGCCGTGGCCCATGCAGTGACCGCCTCCTATGCCCCTGCCCCTGCACAAGCAGCCAGGCCCGTGGCCTCTGCCCCCTACCTGGCGGCCTACCAGACCCACCCTGCCCCCCCAGATTATGGCTATCGGCAGCCGGACCCTACGCCCCAACCTACCACCACCCCACAGGCGTACCAGCTACCGGTATACACCGAAACG GATAACTACAGTTACGGACGCCCACCTGCAGTCACTAGTTATGAGACTAAGCAGTACTACCAGACAAGTATAGCTCCAGCCCAGCGGACACCAACAGAAGCTTACTACCAGACAG GTGTGAAGAGTGGCTACAGTCCAGTCAGCACGGTGTACAGCCAGCCCCCTCCACCACAGAGGCAGGTCACAGCTTTAAAGCCTCTGGCCCCCGCTAGCTCAGTGTCCACCAGCTATAACATCTACCCAGTGTCCACCAGTGTTCAGCAGCCTCCAACTCCCATCTCGTCTTACACCCCTTGCTCCTCCTTCAACTCCACAGCTGCCACCTCCTACTCGG GCATCAGCTACTCTACTTATGACTCGAGTGGCTACACTTCCACCCCCTCCTACTACCAACCTGCACAATTGCCTGCTCCCCAGCCGCCACCCCAGCAGCCCCAGCCGTCCATGCAGCTGCCTCACAAGCAGCTCACCAGCTCTTCCTGGAGCAACGCGGGCAGCAACATGGTGACCGCTCCCACAGTCAACGCCTACAAGAAGCCCATGTTCCACCAGAACAGGCTGCAGAAGCCCAAAGGGCCACCCAAGCAGCCCCAGCTGCACTACTGTGACATCTGCAAGATCAGCTGTGCTGGCCCGCAG ACGTACCGGGAACACCTCGAGGGCCAGAAGCACAAGAAGAAGGAGGCTGCTCTGAAATCTGGCAGCGCGGTGGGGAGCAACGGGCCCCGGGGGATTCAGACCCAGCTGCGCTGTGAACTATGTGACGTTGCCTGCACTGGCGTAGACGCGTACGCTGCCCATATCCGAGGGGCCAAGCACCAGAAG GTGGTGAAGCTCCACACCAAACTAGGAAAACCTATACCGTCAACTGAACCCATTTTAGTGAACAATGCTCCGATTATCTCAACGTCGACCGCTGGGAAGACGACCCCTATTGTCGTCACGTCAACTGCCCCTGTAGCGCCACCCAAACCGGTGGTCGTAAACGCAGTCAAGGCCACAGCACCTGTGAAGAAGCAAATCACACCCAAAATAACCCTTCTTG CCAACAAGCTGGCCACCCCTCCATCAGCCAAGGTGGATGAGGACAAGCAGTTAGCAACCGCTTCTAAGAGCGAGACCACGAGTGACGATGAGGacggggaaggagtgggggggcAGGGGGACGTCCAGCCTGTGGGACATGACTATGTGGAGGAG GTGCGTAATGATGATGGGAAGGTGATTCGCTTCCACTGTAAACTCTGTGAATGCAGTTTCAATGACCCCAACGCTAAAGACATGCACCTAAAGGGACGCAGGCACCGGCTGCAGTACAAG AAGAAGGTGAACCCAGAGCTGCCGGTGGAGATCAAGCCCAGTAACCGGGCCAGGAAACTGCAGGAGGGCAAACTTaggaaacagaaacagaaggCTGTGctgaagagacagagggatgatgAGCAGCGCTGGCACTTGGAGATGAGGTCAGAGCCAGACAGCAGCTGGCACACAGAGATGAG GCGCTATGAGGAGGACATGTactggaggaggatggaggaggatcaGCTATACTGGGGGGAGCAGAGATGCAGGATGCCCCCCCCTCCACTCATGAGCCGGCCTGGCATGCCAGTGCCACCCCTACTG CAGCCCGTGCGTCGGCCGGACTCCCCAGACGACCGCCACATCATGGCCAAACACTCCACCGTCTACCCTGTGGAGGAGGAGCTGCAGGCGGTGCAGAGGATTGTGTCCCACTCTGAGCGAGCCCTCAAACTGGTGTCTGACTCCCTGCTGGAGAAAGAGCCCCCCGCTGTTGCTCCTAAGACTGATACAGAGGCTGATGCTGGCGAGAAAGG ACCTGACACTCAGGCGGCCCGTATGCTGAAGGGGGTGATGAGGGTTGGAATTCTGGCCAAGGGCCTGCTGCTCCACGGGGACAGGAACGTGGAGCTCATCCTGCTGGCTGCCAAGAAGCCCACCCTCTCTCTACTGAAAGACATCGCTGAGCAGTTGCCCAAAGAACTGACG ACATTTTCTGAAGATCAGTATGAGGTACAGGCTCACCCTGAGGAAGCCAACATCGTGATTTTTTCGAGCAAGGAGCCAAAAATGCAGGTCACCATCTCTCTAACTTCGCCGCTGATGAGGGAGGACCCTGCCCCTGAGAAGGAGGAAAAGGCAGGAGACAAAGCGGCTGAGAAAG GGGTGCCTGAGAAAGACCCTCCTGACGTTCTGAACCAAAGGAAGTGCCTGGAGTACCTAGCTGCTCTGAGACATGCCAAGTGGTTCCAG GCTCGTGCCAACGGTCTTCAGTCCTGTGTGATCATCATTCGACTGTTACGTGATCTGTGCCAGCGAGTGCCGACCTGGGGCAAGATGCCAGCCTGG GCTATGGAGCTGCTGGTAGAGAAGGCCATCAGCAGTGCCACAGGGCCCCTCAGCCCAGGGGAAGCTATGCGTAGGGTCCTGGAGTGTATCGCCACGGGCATCCTACTGCCAG ACGGTCCTGGGCTGCTGGACCCCTGTGAGAAAGCCCAAACCGATGCTCTGGGGAGCATGACCAAGCAAGCCCGGGAAGACATTACTGCCAGCGCGCAG CATGCTCTGCGACTGCTGGCGTTCCGTCAGATCCACAAGGTTCTGGGGATGGACTCCCTGCCGGCATCCAAGGCCAGCGCTCGGAACCGCAAGCGCAGACGGGATGGGAGCGAgacgggagaaggagagggggagggaaagaaagaCAAGAAGGAGGATGCAGAAGAGGTGGATGCTTGA